In Deinococcus metallilatus, the sequence GGCGCGGCTCCATCCCACCCGAACGGCCACCACGGGAGGGCCACCCGCCGGCCAGGCCGCACCGCCCTTCTCGCGGCGAGGCCTGGGTGGGGGTGAACGTCTGGGTTTCGTGGTGCGGGCCGTGCTGGGAGGCGGCCCCCCTGCTTCGTGAACGGAGCGAGCGGCCGACGGGAGGAACAGGCCTGCCCGTGATCGGCCTCCTTGTTCAAGAGACCCAGGGGCAGAACGCCCGCGACGTTCTCCTTGAAGTTGTCCTCGGCTCCCGGCGCGACCCCAACCTGCGGGCGGTCATCCATTCCGGGGTGGGCGGGATGCCCGAGCCGTTCTTGCTCGACTGTCAGGACGTGGGCCGGGGGGCTGATGCGTGAGCGGCTGAAGGCGAGGCTCTCGAAGACGGGGGGAGCGGGACGGTGACGCGCCAGCGTCCTGGGCGCGGGGAAGCACGGCGCCCAGGCGGGGAGCGCAGGCCGTGACCGGGCACTCCTCCCTGCCCCAGCCGCACGCCGGGTGGCAGCCGTCCTGGTCCCGGCTGCTGCTCGCTGGCGCCGCTGGCCTCGCGGCGGCCCTCGTCCTCCCCGCTCCTTCCTCCGCCCTGGTGAGGATCATGGTGGGCTGGGACGGTGCAGCGCTGACCCTGCTGGCCCTGACCTGGGGGTTCATCCTGCGGTCACCCCCCGGGCGCACCCGGCATGCGGCGGCGGCCGAGGACCCCGGCCGCGCGGCCGTGCAGGCGGTGGTGCTCGGCTCCAGCCTCGTGAGCCTCGTCGCCTCGGCCGTCGTGATCGAGCACGCCAAACGCCTGGAGCCAGAGGCACCGCTGCTGGCCATCGCCGTGGCGGTCGTCGCCGTGCTGAGCGGCTGGTTCCTGACGCACACCACCTACACCCTCCGCTACGCCCACCTCTACTACAGCGACGGGGACGAGGAGGCGGGGCCGGACGGGGGCCTGGAGTTCCCCGGGGCCAGCGCCCCCTCCGCCCTCGACTTCGCCTACTTTGCCTTCGTGCTCGGCATGACCTTTCAGGTGTCGGACGTGGCCGTCTCCAGCCCGGTCATCCGCCGGTTGGCCCTGTGGCACGGCATCACCGCCTTCTGGTTCAACGTCGCGATCCTGGCGCTGACCCTGAACGTGCTCGGCAGCCAGATCTGACGCCCGCCTGGCATGCCCTGCGGACAGGCGGCGCCGCATGACCATGACCCGCCGAGCGGAGCCCGCGCACCGGATCAGCCCATCACGGGTCCGTCAGCGAGGCTTGGCGGAGGACCGACCCCAGGACCACGCCCGCTGCTGCGCCCCGACGCCCTCACCCGCCC encodes:
- a CDS encoding DUF1345 domain-containing protein, which gives rise to MTGHSSLPQPHAGWQPSWSRLLLAGAAGLAAALVLPAPSSALVRIMVGWDGAALTLLALTWGFILRSPPGRTRHAAAAEDPGRAAVQAVVLGSSLVSLVASAVVIEHAKRLEPEAPLLAIAVAVVAVLSGWFLTHTTYTLRYAHLYYSDGDEEAGPDGGLEFPGASAPSALDFAYFAFVLGMTFQVSDVAVSSPVIRRLALWHGITAFWFNVAILALTLNVLGSQI